AAAATGGTATATTCAAATTATCAATTAGTTATACAAAAATAATAAATTTAAGGAGAGATGATATAATGGCAATAAGTTTAAACAATGATACTTTTGAAAAACAAATATCTAATGGAGTTACTCTTGTAGATTTCTGGGCTGAATGGTGTTCGCCATGCAGATTTCAGCTTCCTATTTTAGAAGAAGTTGCAGAAGAAATTGGAACTAAAGCGGTTGTTGCTAAAGTTAACGTAGATGAAGAACTTGAACTTGCTCAGCAGTTTGGTGTACAAAGCATCCCTACACTGATTTTATTTAAGGATGGAGCACCTATTGACATAATGGTGGGAGTTCAGGACAAGGAAACTCTTGTAGAAAAAATTACTAAAGCACTGTAAAAACAATAATTTTTCTGAAATTTTCATTATCAGAAGTAATAAAGCTGCAAAAATTAAGGGGGTTGTCTCAAAAAGTAAATTTTAGTAAATGAATAAAATATAGTTTTTATACATTATATTTATAGTTTTACTATTTTGAGACAGTCTATTTTGGATGCAGCTTTTTCTAATTTAAAATTATAAAAAAGGAGGCGTACTGCCTAAAAAAGCACAGGCAGAACGGTAAAAATATGTACGATTCAGTTATTATAGGTTCAGGTCCTGCAGGGCTGACTGCGGCTATTTATTTAAGCAGGGCAGGACTAAAAAATGTTATTATAAGTGGAACTCTTCCAGGTGGGCAGCTTACATCCACAACTGATGTTGAAAACTTCCCGGGTTTCCCAAAAGGAATATCAGGTTTTCAGCTTATGGAAGACATGGCGCTTCAAGCTGCAAATTTCGGTACAGAAACATTGAAGACAACTGTTACATCAATTGATTTTGACAGCAGACCTTTTAAAATTCATCTAAAAAACAAGAATGTACTTGAAGCAAGATCAATAATCCTTTCAACAGGTTCATCTGCAAAATACCTTGGAATTGAAAATGAAACCGAAAGTATTGGAAACGGTGTAAGTGCATGTGCTACTTGTGACGGATTTTTCTACAGGGGAAAAGAAGTTGTTGTTGTAGGTGGTGGAGATACTGCCATGGAAGAAGCTACTTATCTTACAAAACTTGCAAGTAAAGTAACTCTTATTCACAGAAGAAATGAACTTAGAGCTTCTGCAATAATGCAGGAAAGAGCACGTAAAAACGAAAAAATAGAATGGAAGTTAAACTATACACCTGTAAAGGTTATTACTAATGAATTGGGAAAAGTTTCAGGAATTGAACTACGTAACAATGAAACAAATGAAGTGGAAACACTTAATACTGATGCTATTTTTGTTGCCATCGGCCATAAACCAAATACTGATTTTTTAGAAGGAAAAATTGAACTGGATTCAAGCGGTTATATTATAACTGAAGGAAAATCTTCAAAAACAAATATTCCAGGGGTCTTTGCCGCAGGAGATGTACAGGATAATAAATATCAGCAGGCAATAACAGCTGCAGGAAGTGGTGCAATTGCCGCTCTTGATGTGGAAGAATATTTAAATGAAAATGAATAGAACTGAGACTTTTATATAGAAAAATGTATGGAGGTTTTTAAATGTCTGAAGGGCACAAAACTCCACCGGAATTGGTGGATTATATTATTAAAGTGGGAATAGATAAGGCAACTAAACCTTTATTTAAACTTATGCTGCTTGGAATTTTCGGAGGAGCTTTTATAGCCCTTGGAGGAGCAGGAAATATTATTTCATCTTCCACTCTTGTAAAAACTGATCCGGGACTTGCCAAATTTTTAGGAGCGGCTGTTTTTCCAGTAGGACTGATTTTAGTTGTAACACTTGGGGCTGAACTATTTACAAGTAACTGTCTGTTATCTCTTGCATATGTAAATAAAAAAATTACTTTAATACAAGTGATTAGAAATCTTGTAATTGTTTATCTTTTTAACTATGTTGGAAGTTTTATAGTTGCTTATATCACAGTAAAAGGTGGAAGTTTTAATCCAGATTCACTTAATTATTTACAGGATATGGCAACTCATAAAGTTCATGCTTCTGCTTGTTCACTTGTTATCAAAGGTATACTATGTAATGTCCTAGTATGTGGGGCTGTCATCCAAAGCTATACTTCAAGAGATACTATCGGTAAATTAGTAGGAGCCTGGTTACCTATTATGCTATTTGTTCTTATTGGTTATGACCACTCAATAGCAAATATGTTCTATCTAACTGCCACTAAATTAGTAAATCCAAGTTTATTTGGAATTTCTTCTATATTGTACAATCTATTTTACGTTACAATTGGAAATATTTTAGGAGCTTTAGCAATAGGATTACCTCTATATTTTTCATATTATAAAAAATTAGATAATTAAGACTTTAAAAAAGCTGTCTCAAAATTTAAATTTATGAATTTTGAGACAGCTCATTTATTATTGTTTTATAAATTTCCTTCGACTACTATAATAGTTGTGTGTTTTAAAGCTTCTTTTAACCAGTCAGTAAAATCTCTTAAAAACTTTCTTTCTAAGTCAGATATATGTTCTAAGTTATTTTCTATTTCATTTATAATTTTTAACCAATCATTTTTTTCTATCCAATTGTCAAAGCAGACATCAAGTTCTTGCCTAAGGCTTCCATTAGAAGCATCTACAAATGGATATATTATTTTAAAATAAGGAAGTAAAATTTCATAATCCTGAAGATAAATCCTTAATGGATTATTATAGCAGTGCCAATCTTTCCACTTTGCTTCCCAATTGGAAGTATTAGAAGTTTTAAGAGGATTAAAGTCTAATAATATTCTTTCACCTTTAGGTGCATTAAGTCTTAATTCTAAATATTTTTGTTTTTCATTAGCTGATGAATTTAACCATACCATTTTTAATTTCACCTCTATAAAAATTATAAAATAAAATTCAATATTTTAAAAGTTTTTAGTATCAATACTAAAAATCATAAATTAATAAATAAAAACTAGACTATCTCAAAAATTACAAATTAATACAGGAACTATATTTTTCATTTTGAGATAGTCTTATTTTTTTAATTATTATTTTATTAATAGATTGCCCTGAATCCTATTCCGCCTCTTACATTGTGGCCTTTTGTATCATAGCCTGCATTTACTGTTACTCCAAATCTTGTGTTGTCTATTCCGATATTAAGGTCAAATTTTCCATTTCCTCTTCTATCTTCCTTTTCCTTTTCAAGATTATACCAGTCTGCTGATGTATAACCTACCCTTGCCCTGTTACCAGTTTGCAGTCTTCCCAGCTCGTTTTCATATGCCGCTGTTAAACCTACTGATAGTTGTGTCTTTACTGCTAAAGGCTGTACATATTTGAACTCCAATCCAACTTCAGGTTTTACTGAGAAATAGTCATTTCCTTCAACTTCTAATCTCATCTGTCCTGTTTCTTCCTTTATGTCACTAAATCTTCCATATTCCATCTTTAATGATCCATATGGTCTTAAATGAGTTCTTTCGCTCATTCTTATGTCATAACCTAACTCATTTTTCAGAGATACTCCATATGTATTGTATGCTGATTTCGCTTCAAATATATCATCAACTACCAGATACTTACGTTTCATTTCGTTTCTTCCAACAAACACATCTCCGCCAATTGTCCATTGCAGACTTCCATTATGGTCTGTCATCGGTGACATTGTTTTAAAGATTCCTGCCTTTAACATTGTCTGGCTTTCTCTTGATTTTCCTACATCTTTAAATCTAAAGTTGTTGTTTACTGCTCCAGCATACCAGCCTGAACTGTTTCCTAACTTAACAGCTTCATTTTCATGGATATAGGCTACTCCATATGCATTACTTGTGTAGTCAATTACTCCTGCTGTATCTGTATTGTATTCATCCCTCATTCCGAAGGCTTTTATTTTATTGGAGTTTTTAGTTGTATTTCTCCATTCGTTTCTTAAATAGTCAAATTCCTTATCAAGTGCTTTTCCTGTTGCATTTACCCTTTGCTGAACGTTTGAGTACTGGTGTCCCTTCATCTGATCCACTGCCTGTGCAAATAACTGAGGTTCTCCTTTTCCTATTGCATTTAACTTATCAAATAAAACTTTTTCTCTTGAACCTGTACCTTCAATCCCATATCTCTGTTCCAGACCATTCATGAAGTTATATGTATCCTGATCTTTCGCAAAAGCTGTATAAGGTATCTTAGATAGATATACTGCATTGAAAGTATCGTCTGAATTTTGAGTTCCAGTAGCTATCCAAGTTAAACTTCCTGATGAAATTTTAAAATTCTTTCCAGTACCTCCGGAAGTTAGTACACTTATCTCATCATTATATGGTTTTAAGATATTTTCTCCTATTTTAATATCTTTACTATCTGTATATCTTGATGCTTCTGTTCCAAATATTAGATTAATATCGTTTACTCCTGTTAAATATTGCAGCCCTTGAATAGGATTTGTGTAGTTTATTCCAGATGTATCCACATACATCCCTATCTCTGATGCTCTTGCAGCAGAAGGTGTATTTCCTAGATTAGAACTTGTCAAATCTAATTCTGTACTTCCTGCTACTACTCTCGATGCATTTGGTGATGCAACTGTTGTGTCCACAAAAGTCGGTGTCAGAATATTTCCATCTCTGGAAACTGTAGCAGTTCCATTTCCTGGTGCTTTAATTTCTATGCCTGCTACTCTTTTAGTTGTATCAGTCTGTTTCTTTGTCTGGACAGCTACTGCGCCGTTTGTTGCAGTAGGTGTAACACCTTCATTTTTACCTTTTGATAAATAGATTCCAGTATTGTTGTTTCCGTCAACTATGATGTTACCATAGTTCTTAATTACAGCTCCATTTTGTACAGATACTCCTACTATTCCGTCATTTGTTGGATTAGGAACTGTTTTAATTGTTCCGTAGTTTTCTCCGACAGCATTGTTATCTAAGTGCATACCGGTAGTATTCTTTCCACTTAATTCAATAGTTCCATAGTTTTTAGCTGTTGAACCGCTTCCAGTAGCATACATTCCTATACCATTATCTTTTTCAACTTTAATAGTACCATAGTTTTCAACAGTTCCTGTCTGAATAACATTTCCATTATCATCTGTGTAACCTGCTACCATTCCTATTCCATATAGTTTATTTGCTGTATCGCTGGCACCGACTTTTATTACAGAATTGACAGTAGAGCTTCCATTTACTATTGTTCCACCGGAAATACTGTACATTCCAACATTTCCTATTCCACTGCTAAAGTCTACATCTCCCAAGTTAGTTACATTACCTGCTGCATATATTCCGTAGTTATTATTTCCTGTTGATGTCAATGCTGTTCTGTTTTCTATATTTCCTGTTGTATCTGTTGAATATATATACACAGTGTCATTCCCTACTGTTACAGAGTTTGCAGGAGTTATTGTTAATTTTGTTCCTGTTCCCTTTACAACATATCCATAAGAATTGTCTCCAATTCTCATATCAGCCTGACTTAAAATATTCTGATTCTGTCCTGTTGCAAATACTCCAACAGACTGGTTATTACCAACTTCTATTGAACTTCCTGAAGCTAAAGTTACGTTTGGAGCAGCTGAACTCGTATACTGTCCATTTGAATAAATACCAACTGAGTTACTTCCTACTTTTATTTTTCCAGTTGAAGCCATATCTATAGTTTTTCCATAGATACCATATGTGTTATCTCCACCTATTATATCCTTATTGTTATAAATTTTAGTATTCTGATCTTCAGTATACATACCAATGTTAGGTTCAGTTGGAGAAGTTGAAGCTGCTATATTTATCGTTCCTGAGTTTTCCATTCTTGAACTAGCTTCACCAAACATTCCTGTTCCTATTTGACCGTTTACATTTATTGTTCCGTTATTAGTTATAGTTGCTCCTTCTCCTGCCATTCCAACAGATTTAGTTCCTGTTGTTGTGATTACTCCCGCTGTATCATTTAGTGCAACTGCATTTGTAAATGTTGTTCCTGCCTTATTATTTTTAGCAAATATTCCTATTGCACCTTCACCGTCCAAGTTAACATCCCCTCTATTTGTAATATTTACTTTTCCTTGTCCGGCAGCTCCTGTTCCAAATTCATCTACAACAACGTTTCCAACAGTATCTGTTCTGTATGCAATTCCTAATAATCCTATCGATTTTTCTCCACTTACGTTAACAGAGCCATTATTTACAACTTCTGAACCATTTACTGCATATATTCCAACTGCATTGCTATTAGCAGAAGAATCTTTTTCAACATTTATAGTTCCACTATTATTAACTTGTCCATAGTTAACGAAAACTCCTACTCCACCTTTATCAGTTCCATCTGTTCTTGCTACATCTACTGTTTTCCCACTTACAATGTTTACCTGAGCTTCTGTATTAGTTACTGCTTTGTCACTTGAGTTAGCTTCAAGTCCTACAACTTGTCCATTATAGAATTCATTTGCATCAGCAGAGCTTAATCTTGCAGTTAAGTTTTCATTTACATTCAGCTTTAATCTTTGACCTAGGACCTTTTTAAAGAAGAACCCACCAGGTGTTGTATCTCCTTCATTTTTATCTGTTGCAACATCAAAATTAATTGTTCCATTATCTATTGCAAGTTCTTTAAATTTATTGAAAGTTTGTCCGCCTTCAGTTCCAGGATTAAGAACAATTCCCAATGAATTTTTTATTGCACTTAAATTAGAAACATTTTGAGTTCCCAGGTTATTCAGATTTATTCCAACAACATCATTTGAATATACTGTTACATTAGTTGAAGATGTTGTTATAGGTCTGTGTGAACTAGAGAAATCAACATTCATCAATGTTGAACGTCCTCTTAATTCTATATTGGAATTACTTAAGTCTATTTCCCCCTGACCATCAGAATATGCGGCATAACCATTTCCATCATATTTTAAAGTTGCTCCTGTTAAGTCAATTTTAGTTCCTGTGTCATATGCAGCTGCTCCTGCTGAACCTCCATTTACAGTTATATTTGCATCATGCAAAGTTATTTGAGCCTGATTTTCTGCATAAACTGCAAGCCCTTCCTTTGTTGTTCCAGCTTCAACATTTATATTTAATTTATCTCCGGCATTGGAAGTTATTGTACTTCCAGTACCTTTACTGTATAGTCCTGTTGCCCCATTTGTTGCTTTTATATTTGCCTTATCTGTTGGATTAGGCCCGGCTTCTATTGTTGCTGTTCCTGTATTGTATATTCCGGAAGATTTTTTACCATTTACTTCAAGATTTCCTGAAAATTCAAATTTTCCTTTATTAGAAATTCCAATATTTTCTGCATCTCCTATATTACCACTTGGATCTGTGTCTCCAACTCCTGATAATTTAATAGAACCTGTGTTTTTACCTTGGCTAAATTTATCAGTATACATACCTATACTTTGTTTAGCTTGTAAATCTATAGTACCTTCATTTACAATGTTATCTATTGTAGATGCTGTAGTTCCTGTAGCTGCCATACCAACAGTTTTAGTAAATCCTTTTCCAACTGTTATAGTATTGTAGTTATAGATATGCTGAGCTTGACCATTTGAGTGTAAAACTGTGTTTCCACTTCCTGTATAGTCATTTCCATCATCATCTATTCCTGTAGCAGTAATATCTTTCTTCACTTGAATACCATGTTTATCTGTTCTTACTAAACTACTATTTTTAGCACCATTTCCAAAAGTAAATGTTCCCATTGTAGTAGAGTCAAGTATCATGTCATTAGTATTGTTATCTGAATAATCTTTAAGTCTTAAGAAACCTATATTCTTTTCTCCAGCTACTTCTATGTTTAAATCAGATATATTTGCAATAGGGTTAGTATCATTAGCTCCTGGTGCTGATTCTCTTGCTACTGCTGACAATGATTTTCCAATAGCCATACCAACATTTTCTTCACCATTTACAGTTATTTTCTTACCAGTACCAGAAGTTACTGTAACCATATCATAGTATTTTGACCATGTAGGATATAAAGGATCTGTTTGAGGCTTTACGAAAATATTTTTCATTCTAGCACCATAGTTATTTTTACCATTAACTATTATATTTCCTAATGATACATCCACTTTAAATACTCCACTATAGCCATAAATATATTGTCCAAAGTCCATACCTATACTATTTTGGTTATTGATAATTATCTTTCCATCATTTATAGTTTTATGTGGTATTCTATCTGGATCTACCATTCTTTCTATATCTATCATAATACCTACAACGTTATTACCGCTTGCTAGTATTATTTCTCCTGTATTTAAAAGAGTAGAACTTGATTGAGGGTGATTACGACTAGTTGCCCATAATTGATGTTCTATTCCAACTAAAACATTTGAATTAACAGGAACAGGAATACCATGCAAAGTTAATTTTCCAGCAAAAGT
This Leptotrichia sp. oral taxon 215 str. W9775 DNA region includes the following protein-coding sequences:
- a CDS encoding autotransporter-associated N-terminal domain-containing protein, with the translated sequence MNGTLRRIEKELRNIAKRYKNIKYSKSLLLSFLVTGGFLYGNEENFNSKESESTKQARLDLNNSIEEMKQVFREAKKENDKLIKKNNFELVQLMEQGDHVVKSPWASWQTGANYIYSKWNGTYKGRGNKIKDEVLTRDTTGNLNKFLETGLNSISYGSTNLGIVHEPDVEIKISAGIKPKIINRQAPSYKPATPEVSYPTFDPRFITSPVKPSAPAEITPTTFDPPALNFVGGGFIQNQIIGMTQTNIIVQNYEKYSTEGVFKITAGAAPGWLGTKWEGKLNVETTLDPTKNGSLTTGQTGNGPQFGMNTFINDLRDHNTMFTGEYELTDLGGRSWTKSFISYNPAGVGGDYSGYYTPGNRTSTFAGKLTLHGIPVPVNSNVLVGIEHQLWATSRNHPQSSSTLLNTGEIILASGNNVVGIMIDIERMVDPDRIPHKTINDGKIIINNQNSIGMDFGQYIYGYSGVFKVDVSLGNIIVNGKNNYGARMKNIFVKPQTDPLYPTWSKYYDMVTVTSGTGKKITVNGEENVGMAIGKSLSAVARESAPGANDTNPIANISDLNIEVAGEKNIGFLRLKDYSDNNTNDMILDSTTMGTFTFGNGAKNSSLVRTDKHGIQVKKDITATGIDDDGNDYTGSGNTVLHSNGQAQHIYNYNTITVGKGFTKTVGMAATGTTASTIDNIVNEGTIDLQAKQSIGMYTDKFSQGKNTGSIKLSGVGDTDPSGNIGDAENIGISNKGKFEFSGNLEVNGKKSSGIYNTGTATIEAGPNPTDKANIKATNGATGLYSKGTGSTITSNAGDKLNINVEAGTTKEGLAVYAENQAQITLHDANITVNGGSAGAAAYDTGTKIDLTGATLKYDGNGYAAYSDGQGEIDLSNSNIELRGRSTLMNVDFSSSHRPITTSSTNVTVYSNDVVGINLNNLGTQNVSNLSAIKNSLGIVLNPGTEGGQTFNKFKELAIDNGTINFDVATDKNEGDTTPGGFFFKKVLGQRLKLNVNENLTARLSSADANEFYNGQVVGLEANSSDKAVTNTEAQVNIVSGKTVDVARTDGTDKGGVGVFVNYGQVNNSGTINVEKDSSANSNAVGIYAVNGSEVVNNGSVNVSGEKSIGLLGIAYRTDTVGNVVVDEFGTGAAGQGKVNITNRGDVNLDGEGAIGIFAKNNKAGTTFTNAVALNDTAGVITTTGTKSVGMAGEGATITNNGTINVNGQIGTGMFGEASSRMENSGTINIAASTSPTEPNIGMYTEDQNTKIYNNKDIIGGDNTYGIYGKTIDMASTGKIKVGSNSVGIYSNGQYTSSAAPNVTLASGSSIEVGNNQSVGVFATGQNQNILSQADMRIGDNSYGYVVKGTGTKLTITPANSVTVGNDTVYIYSTDTTGNIENRTALTSTGNNNYGIYAAGNVTNLGDVDFSSGIGNVGMYSISGGTIVNGSSTVNSVIKVGASDTANKLYGIGMVAGYTDDNGNVIQTGTVENYGTIKVEKDNGIGMYATGSGSTAKNYGTIELSGKNTTGMHLDNNAVGENYGTIKTVPNPTNDGIVGVSVQNGAVIKNYGNIIVDGNNNTGIYLSKGKNEGVTPTATNGAVAVQTKKQTDTTKRVAGIEIKAPGNGTATVSRDGNILTPTFVDTTVASPNASRVVAGSTELDLTSSNLGNTPSAARASEIGMYVDTSGINYTNPIQGLQYLTGVNDINLIFGTEASRYTDSKDIKIGENILKPYNDEISVLTSGGTGKNFKISSGSLTWIATGTQNSDDTFNAVYLSKIPYTAFAKDQDTYNFMNGLEQRYGIEGTGSREKVLFDKLNAIGKGEPQLFAQAVDQMKGHQYSNVQQRVNATGKALDKEFDYLRNEWRNTTKNSNKIKAFGMRDEYNTDTAGVIDYTSNAYGVAYIHENEAVKLGNSSGWYAGAVNNNFRFKDVGKSRESQTMLKAGIFKTMSPMTDHNGSLQWTIGGDVFVGRNEMKRKYLVVDDIFEAKSAYNTYGVSLKNELGYDIRMSERTHLRPYGSLKMEYGRFSDIKEETGQMRLEVEGNDYFSVKPEVGLEFKYVQPLAVKTQLSVGLTAAYENELGRLQTGNRARVGYTSADWYNLEKEKEDRRGNGKFDLNIGIDNTRFGVTVNAGYDTKGHNVRGGIGFRAIY
- the trxB gene encoding thioredoxin-disulfide reductase, yielding MYDSVIIGSGPAGLTAAIYLSRAGLKNVIISGTLPGGQLTSTTDVENFPGFPKGISGFQLMEDMALQAANFGTETLKTTVTSIDFDSRPFKIHLKNKNVLEARSIILSTGSSAKYLGIENETESIGNGVSACATCDGFFYRGKEVVVVGGGDTAMEEATYLTKLASKVTLIHRRNELRASAIMQERARKNEKIEWKLNYTPVKVITNELGKVSGIELRNNETNEVETLNTDAIFVAIGHKPNTDFLEGKIELDSSGYIITEGKSSKTNIPGVFAAGDVQDNKYQQAITAAGSGAIAALDVEEYLNENE
- the trxA gene encoding thioredoxin, which codes for MAISLNNDTFEKQISNGVTLVDFWAEWCSPCRFQLPILEEVAEEIGTKAVVAKVNVDEELELAQQFGVQSIPTLILFKDGAPIDIMVGVQDKETLVEKITKAL
- a CDS encoding formate/nitrite transporter family protein; translation: MSEGHKTPPELVDYIIKVGIDKATKPLFKLMLLGIFGGAFIALGGAGNIISSSTLVKTDPGLAKFLGAAVFPVGLILVVTLGAELFTSNCLLSLAYVNKKITLIQVIRNLVIVYLFNYVGSFIVAYITVKGGSFNPDSLNYLQDMATHKVHASACSLVIKGILCNVLVCGAVIQSYTSRDTIGKLVGAWLPIMLFVLIGYDHSIANMFYLTATKLVNPSLFGISSILYNLFYVTIGNILGALAIGLPLYFSYYKKLDN